A stretch of Syntrophales bacterium DNA encodes these proteins:
- a CDS encoding FtsX-like permease family protein has translation MRLHNISLNNLRRRRGKTIFLVIGLLIGVTTVVALLALTGAMENDIGKKLDELGANILITPKSRDLALNYGGIQLSGLSLDVQPLKQADLARIPSIKNNENISIVAPKLIAATRVKQKDVLLSGIVFKEELRLKKWWKIAPKKIPGAVSETKSGGKAEMGEMAVAGSGGKSAFGLVPSLTDRDLLVGATAAEHLQLSEGDAVDIQGEAFAVRGILEEMGSQDDALIFADLGRVQKTLKRSGEISLVEVAAFCNTCPIEEMVAQLSAALPGAKVTAVKQAVESRLETVRHFKRFSLGISAVVMFIGSLIVFTTMMASVNERTREIGIFRAIGFRKTHIARIILLEALVVGFLAGILGYLAGLGVSRLTLPFFLPGQGIAIPWDLRVALGATGLSILLGLAASVYPALRAAQLDPAESLRAI, from the coding sequence ATGCGTTTGCACAATATTTCGCTCAATAACCTGCGGCGCCGCCGGGGCAAGACGATTTTCCTCGTCATCGGGCTTTTGATCGGCGTAACCACCGTTGTGGCGCTGCTTGCCTTGACCGGCGCGATGGAAAACGACATCGGCAAAAAGCTCGATGAACTGGGGGCGAATATCCTGATCACGCCCAAATCCCGCGATCTGGCACTGAACTACGGGGGGATTCAACTTTCCGGGCTGTCCCTCGATGTGCAGCCTCTTAAGCAGGCCGATCTTGCTCGCATCCCATCGATCAAGAACAATGAAAACATCAGCATTGTCGCCCCCAAGCTTATCGCCGCGACGCGGGTCAAGCAAAAGGATGTCTTGCTCTCGGGGATCGTATTCAAGGAGGAACTGCGGCTGAAGAAGTGGTGGAAGATTGCGCCCAAAAAGATTCCGGGCGCTGTTTCAGAGACAAAGAGTGGCGGCAAGGCAGAAATGGGGGAAATGGCTGTTGCCGGGAGCGGCGGCAAGAGTGCCTTCGGGCTTGTCCCTTCCCTGACGGACCGGGACCTCCTGGTTGGGGCCACCGCGGCAGAGCACCTGCAGCTCAGTGAAGGAGATGCCGTTGATATTCAGGGTGAGGCGTTTGCGGTGCGGGGAATCCTGGAAGAGATGGGATCGCAGGATGACGCGCTGATTTTCGCCGATTTGGGACGGGTGCAGAAAACGCTCAAGCGGTCGGGGGAAATCTCCCTGGTGGAAGTGGCCGCCTTCTGCAATACCTGTCCGATCGAGGAGATGGTGGCGCAGCTTTCCGCCGCCCTGCCGGGGGCGAAGGTGACGGCCGTCAAACAGGCGGTGGAGTCGCGCCTTGAAACGGTGCGTCATTTCAAACGCTTTTCGCTGGGGATTTCGGCGGTGGTGATGTTCATCGGTTCGCTGATCGTTTTTACCACGATGATGGCATCGGTAAACGAGCGGACGCGGGAGATCGGGATCTTTCGCGCCATCGGTTTCCGCAAGACTCACATTGCGCGGATCATCCTCCTGGAGGCCTTGGTGGTCGGTTTCCTGGCGGGTATTTTGGGCTATCTTGCGGGGCTGGGCGTATCGCGGCTGACGCTGCCCTTTTTTCTCCCCGGGCAGGGGATCGCGATCCCGTGGGATTTGCGCGTGGCCCTCGGCGCCACTGGTCTTTCCATCCTGCTGGGGCTTGCGGCCAGCGTCTATCCGGCGCTGAGGGCCGCACAGCTCGACCCGGCCGAATCACTGCGGGCAATATAG
- a CDS encoding ABC transporter ATP-binding protein → MSLIELKNVRKFYESEGENVAALQELTASVESGDFVAIMGPSGSGKSTLLNILGGLSHPSAGNYIVDGIDIYGLPNEKLADFRREYIGFVFQSFQLIPYLTVLENVMLPLTIIRGSNGWQKEAACQVLEKVGLGAKERRLPNQLSGGEQERVAIARALVNHPPIILADEPTGNLDSATGDEIMALLGDLNAEGQTIIMVTHNPENAASAREVIRLKDGKIQG, encoded by the coding sequence ATGAGTCTGATTGAACTAAAAAATGTACGCAAGTTTTACGAAAGCGAAGGGGAAAACGTCGCCGCACTGCAGGAACTGACCGCAAGCGTGGAGTCGGGTGATTTTGTCGCGATCATGGGCCCTTCCGGTTCGGGGAAGAGCACCCTCCTCAATATCCTGGGAGGGCTCAGCCATCCCAGTGCGGGTAATTATATTGTGGACGGGATCGACATCTACGGCCTGCCCAACGAGAAACTGGCCGATTTCCGCAGGGAGTATATCGGGTTCGTCTTCCAGTCCTTTCAACTGATCCCCTATCTGACGGTTCTGGAGAACGTGATGCTGCCGCTGACCATTATTCGCGGTTCGAACGGCTGGCAGAAAGAGGCGGCCTGCCAGGTGCTGGAAAAGGTGGGACTGGGGGCAAAGGAGCGACGCCTTCCGAATCAACTCTCCGGGGGGGAGCAGGAACGGGTGGCGATCGCCCGGGCGCTGGTCAACCATCCTCCGATTATCCTGGCCGACGAACCGACGGGAAATCTCGATTCCGCGACGGGCGACGAGATTATGGCGCTCTTGGGCGACCTCAATGCCGAAGGTCAGACGATCATCATGGTGACGCACAATCCGGAGAATGCCGCCTCGGCCCGGGAAGTTATCCGGCTCAAGGACGGCAAAATTCAAGGCTGA
- a CDS encoding CueP family metal-binding protein — translation MTHYFSSCQGELTEQIFFVKAVDEDGNVLVDGVMTTLKNGFMELWLPRNRRISLEVKRGDLTAQGVIETFPDSKTCVTTLQLQ, via the coding sequence ATGACTCACTATTTCTCCTCCTGTCAGGGGGAGTTGACCGAGCAGATATTTTTTGTAAAGGCCGTGGATGAGGACGGAAATGTTCTGGTCGATGGTGTGATGACCACCCTGAAAAACGGCTTTATGGAACTCTGGCTGCCGAGAAATCGCCGGATCAGCCTGGAGGTCAAGAGAGGCGATCTGACCGCCCAAGGCGTGATTGAAACCTTTCCGGACAGCAAGACCTGTGTAACCACGTTGCAATTGCAGT